The window TCGCCGCCGACGTCGAGGCCGTCACGCTCCTCTCGCTCCCGCCGTCGAAGCCCGGCGGCGGGGCCTGGGACCTCAGCGGGGCCGCCGACCCGTTCGTCGTGATCCGGGCCGAGGACGGCGCGGTGCTCTACACGGGGCAGGTGGTCGAGAACGCTGTGCCGAGCCGGTACCCGCTCCCGTGGGCCGTCACCGGCGTCCGGGTCGGGACCGACGACGTCGTCTGGTTCGAGGTCTACGACGACGACGTGGCCGAGGACGACGTGGTCGCGCGGTACCGCGTCCGGCTCTCCGACGTGGGCGGGCTGGCGAAGCCGGCGACGTTCCCGCTCCTCGGACCCGGCGGCCAGCCGATGGCCGAGGTCCGCGTCCGGTGGATCGAGGCCGCGGGCTGAGCCGACCGACACGCGCGGGTCGAGAGGGTATGACAGAGGGGCGGCGTGCACGCCGACGACGTTTGGACTCCCTCAGCTCCGCGAGCCCATGTCCCAAGAAACCGTCGACCGAGAAGCGTCCCAGGCCCGAGTCTCGGCCGCCGAGGCCGACGCTCCACAGAACGTCGAGGAGATCCTGGCCCTCCTGCCCGACCTTTCGGCCGAGGTCGTTCGTCAGGACGTGGCCTCCGGTCGGCTCTATGGCGTCCGGTCCCAGGAGCACGACCGGCTCGTCGGGCTCATCCGGGCGCTCCGGACCCGGCTCCGCGCGGCGGAGACGTCGGCGCTCCACGCGCTCATGGCCGCGGGGTGCGACGCCTCGGCCGCGCTCCGCTGGCTCCGGTCCGACGACGGCGGCGAGCCGCGCTACCAGCGGGCCGACGCCGACATGGTCCACATCCCGATCCTGAACGACCTCGACCAGTTGTCCGGTCTCGAGTGGCCCCCTCGGTCCCGCAAGAAGCCCGCGGCTGGCGCGGCCCCCGACGGCGACGGCGCCACCTGACCCGGACGGGGTCAGGTGGCACACCGGCCTCAGTACTCGGAGGGCAGGAGCACCGTCGTCGCCGAGCGGTCGGCCTCGGTGATGATCCAGAGCCGACCGCCCGGAGTGTCGTAGGCCGAGAGGACACGGGTCCCGTTCTGGAGGGCCAGATCGTTGGCCCGGGCGTCGTGCTCGGAGACCGTGCCCCAGTCGCCGCTGGCGTGGCGGTGGACGAGGGCGAGCACGTCGAGTCCGTGGGCGCGAACAACGTCGAGGGCACCCGGCGTCGCGACGACGTGGCCGAGCGGGAGGCGGACGGCGCGAGAGGGATCGGTGTGGGCGATGGGCATGACAGCGAGGGCTGGTGCGAGAGGGGTCCCCCGGAGCGGGGGCGTTCGCCCCCCGACGCCCCGCACTGGGGGACCCCGTCCGCGCTCGCGTGCGCTACATCAGCCCCCGCTCCGCCAGACTCGTGTGCCCATGGTCCGTTAGTCACGGTCGGTGGGGAGGTCGCCCTCCCCACCGCCGATTCAGAACCGGGCGTGCGACTTTCACCGCACCCGGCTCCTCGACCCGACGGCCCTTGTCATGGGCACCGCTCGTGGCGTGTTCGGCGTCGTGGCAGTGCCCATGCATCAGGGCCAGGTTGCCCGTGCGGTTGTTCCGCCGGTCCCTGTCCCTGTGGTGGACCTCCACGGCGTCGCCGTCCTGGAAGTAGAGTCCGCAGTACTCGCAGCGTCCGCCTTGCCGCCTGCGCAGCGCCAGCGCCCGGGACCGCCCGGCGTAGCCCTTCTGGAAGCGAAGGGACCAATACGGCCAGTCTCCGTCGAACGGGCTCTTGCTCCCTCTCACCTTCGCGTGACGCACGATGGGCGTCAGGCCGTGGTGAGTGAGCGTGTCCTGTTCTCCTCGGAAGGTGTAGCCGTCCCAATACCTCCCCATCAGCGCCCGTTTGGCCGCTTTGGGGTGCTTCCGGTAGCTCCACCGGCGGAGCTTGTGGGCGAGCTGGTGCTCGACCCTGGCGAACGTGGCCTTCGAGCTGACGTGCCGGTAGTACGCGGTCCACCCCCGGACGACGGGGTTGAGCCGACGCACCACCGCGTCCGCGTCGAGGTGCCACGACCGCTTGAGGATCTGCCCAAGCTGATCAAGGTGCCGCTTCTGCGCTCCCTTGCTCGGCGTGATCGCGGTCTCAAAGGGGAGGGTCCGGCCGTGATTGTCTCTCGCGGCCCTGTGCCTTCCGACGTAGTGCTGCCGGAACGAGAACCCGAGAAAGTCAAAGCCAGCCCGCGCTCCGTCCTCCCCATCGAGGGTCGCCCCATCGGGGGGCGCCCCGTCGAGGGTGTGGACGACGCGGGTTTTCTCCTCGTTGAGACGTAGACCTGCCTTCGCAAGCCACGCGACGACCGCCCCCCGGATCTCCTCCATCGTCTCCCGGTCCTGGTGCAGGATCACGAAGTCGTCGGCGTATCGGATCACGGCCGCCTTCTTGCGGTCCGTGTCGAAGCGCGTTCGGATCTCGGTCTCCAGCCCGTGCAGGGCGACGTTGGAGAGAAGGGGCGAGATGACCCCGCCCTGTGGGGTGCCCGATGCCGTGGGGCTCCACCGGCCGTCGCGTACGACGCCGGACTTGAGCCACTCCCGGATCAGCCGCTCGTACGCCGGGATGGTCCCCAGCTTGCGAACGAGGTAGTCGTGGTCGATGTGGTCGAAGCAACCGCTGATGTCCGCGTCCAAGACGTACTTCGCCTTCGACGTGATGGAGTTGGCGATCGCGTCTACCGCATCGTGAGCGCTCCGTCCTGGTCGGAACCCGTAGCTGTTCGGCTCGAACTTGGCCTCCCACTCGGGTTCCAGCCCCAGTTTCACCAGGGCTTGCAGGGCTCGGTCTCGCATGGTCGGGATTCCGAGCGGTCTCTCCGATCCGTTGGCCTTCGGGATGTACACCCGTCGGGCCGGATCGGCCTTCCACTCGGGATGACCCAGGGACTCCGCGAGGGCGAGGCGCTTGCGTGGGGGGACGTTCTTGACGCCGTCCACCCCGGCCGTGCGCCGGCCTCGGTTGTCCTGAGTCACCTTCCTGACCGCGAGGAGCCTCGCGTTCCAGGACCGCAGCATCAAACGCTGCAAGTTGCGAACCTGCGTCCAGTCGCCACGATCTGCGGCTCGGTAGATACGCACCTGCAACCGGAACACGCCGCGCTGGACTCGCGCCCAGTCGGTGTCGCTCCAACCTTCCGTATGTCGCTCTTCGGGCTGTCGCCGTTCGGGCTCCATCGTTTTAAGTGTCTAAAGTTGCATGGTGTGCCTCTGCCTTCCGTCTGATCGTGCTCACGTCAGCCTATCCCCGGCGTTACCCGGGGCGTTCGCTTCTTGAGCAATCCTGGTCCCTGCGGCCATGCGGCTGGCTGCCTGCTCCGGGCGTCCCGGAGAGCGCCGCAGGGGTTTCCTCGTTCCGTGCAACCGCTTCGCGCCGTCTGTAGGGTGATGCTTTACGCCGGGGACCACTACGAGTAGAAGGTCGGGCACCATCGATGGCCCTCCCCTTTCGCGAGCGCTAATCCACACGCCCACCCGAGTCCCTCGTCCTTTTGGACGCAGCCCCGCGTGCCGCACACGGATGTGCGAGCACGCGATTCCAGATTTGGCTGCTCGACCATTACGACGCTTCAGACGCACCTTCGCTTTCGCTACCCATGAACGGCCTGCTTGCCGCGTCCCAACGCTGGTTCGCTGGTGATCGGCGTTCGGTCCCGCTTCGCACGGGCGCTTGCCACACGCCCGCACGGGGACCGTGCTTTCCCCGGTCTACCTCCGGGGGCGGGAGTCGAACCCGCTCGGTTGCACAGTTGTCAAAGAACTCCAGGCCGAAGCCTGGTTCTTCGCATCGCGTCCCCCTGTGTCCCTTGCAGGGCACAGGTTTAGCGATAACGAGTCGCACGGATGAGGTGGTCGTGGACCGGGATGCCCATGACCTTGCCCGCCTCGACGAGCTGGCGCGTCACGGCCACGTCTTCCCGGCTCGGCTCCGGGTTGCCCGACGGGTGGTTGTGCGCCAACAGCACGGCAGCGGCGTTCGCGAGCACGGCCGCCTTGAATACCTGCCTCGGCTCGACGATCGACGCCGCCAGCCCGCCGACGGAGGCCACGTGGAGCCCGGTCAGCGTGTTCGCCGTATCCAGAAAAGCGACGACGAACTCCTCGCGGTCGCGGTCCGAGAAGTACTCCGCGAGCACGACGGCCGCGTCGGCGGGCGAGCGGACCTGGTCGCGCGTCGGGAACGAGAACGTCCGCTCGCGGACGAGCCGGGTCGTGTAGAGTGGGACGCCGGAGAACAATGCGTCGCGATAAGCACCGTGGACGGTGCCCCCGACGTGCACCTCGGGCTGGCGGAGCACGCCAGCGGGCTCTCGGACGACGGATTGAGGGTCGGTCACCGACGGCTCAGCCACCGAGCTGTAGAGCACGGTTCGGCGTGCGAACCACGGCGCGTCGGACTCCAGGCGGCGGAGCCGCCCGCGCACGGCGAGCCGCCGGGCGTGGTACCGCTCGCGGCGGTCGAGCGAGGGCTGGGGGACGACGGGCTCGCCGTCGTAGCGGTCGCCGCCCTCGGGCATCTTGGCCTCGATGTCGCGGAGCACACGGAGGTTGAGCGACGTGAGGCGCGAGGCCTCGGGGTTCTGGGTTGCCATGAGTTCTCAGGTGCGGATGTCCCATCCGCCATTCGCTCCGCACAGACACACGTCGACCCTGGTGGGAGCGCCCCCGTCGGCCGACGCGCTCTCGCGGTCGGCGGGGGCGCCTCTCCCCTTCTCCGTTGCGGCAAAAAAGAAGCCCGGCGACCGCGTGGGTCGCCGGGCTGAGGGTCTCTGGGCTACTCGTCATCCCAGTCGGTCTCGCCGTAGGCGTCGGTACCGTAGAGGAACTCGCCGTAGCCCGTCCCCGGCGCCACCGTGTCCCGGTAGCTCGCCCGGTAGGCGTACGGGCTCTCGTCGGCCACCGCGTGGGCCTCCGCCCAAGCCTTCCGGTCGTCGGCCCAGTCGAGCCACGCCGCAGCCGCCTCGTGCGCCCGGCTGATCGCGACGTGGACTTCCGTGCCCTCGCCGCCGGTCACGTGGTACCGGAGGACCGGGCCGGTCCCGTATGCGTCGGTCTCCAGCCGGATCAGAGGGGCCACCCACAGGGCGTCCTCCGGCGGGAGCTTGCCGAGCAGGTGCTTCTCCGTGTGCGTGCCCGTCCGGTCGGCGACTTCGAGGAACAGGTGGACCTCGTCGGCCGATGCGTCGTCGGGATCGACTTGGGCGATCCGGGCGACGAGCTCCGGGTACGTGTCTCCCGCAGCCGCCCGAGCGGCGAGCCGTGCGAGCCCGACGGCCTCGCAGTCCTGGAGGCGCGACGGAAGGATGAGCGACCGGCTTCGGATCCCGAAGCTGGCTCTCAGGGCGTCCTCCTTCATGAGGTGCGGGTGGAACTGGGGGCACGACGTGCGACGGAGCCAGCAGGCAAACCGGTACCACGTGCGGGCCTGAGCGTAGTGCGGACGGGAATAGATGCGGGGCATGACAAGACCTCGAAAGAGGGGCTCGTGACAACCGCCGTACCCGGGGACCCGAGTGGTCCCCGCTAGCCAGCGGCCACAAAGCCAGCAGGCGTAAGGCCGGACTACGGGGTCAACAGGGCTGCTTGCAGCCCGGGTGGAGCGCCCCCGCGCAGAGCGACCGTCGGGAAACCGTCCCTGGGTTTCCTGTCGCAGCGCGAGCACGGGGCGAACGACCTTGACGCTGTCCGTCCGTCGCCTAGATTGCTAGAAACCGCTGCCAACACCCCGCCCCCGCCTGCCGACTCGCCCGCTGCGAGTCGGCAGGGAAACCCGGCGGGGCCGGGAGGCCCCGGCCTTGTGCGGCGCGAAGCGCACGCGCCTCGGCGTCGTCGACCCGCGCCGCCGGCGGCCCACGCTCCGGCGCAGGAGTGGCGGCGCGGAATCCGCTCTCCGGTCGCTACGTGCTCTGGGTG is drawn from Rubrivirga sp. SAORIC476 and contains these coding sequences:
- a CDS encoding JAB domain-containing protein is translated as MATQNPEASRLTSLNLRVLRDIEAKMPEGGDRYDGEPVVPQPSLDRRERYHARRLAVRGRLRRLESDAPWFARRTVLYSSVAEPSVTDPQSVVREPAGVLRQPEVHVGGTVHGAYRDALFSGVPLYTTRLVRERTFSFPTRDQVRSPADAAVVLAEYFSDRDREEFVVAFLDTANTLTGLHVASVGGLAASIVEPRQVFKAAVLANAAAVLLAHNHPSGNPEPSREDVAVTRQLVEAGKVMGIPVHDHLIRATRYR
- the ltrA gene encoding group II intron reverse transcriptase/maturase; protein product: MEPERRQPEERHTEGWSDTDWARVQRGVFRLQVRIYRAADRGDWTQVRNLQRLMLRSWNARLLAVRKVTQDNRGRRTAGVDGVKNVPPRKRLALAESLGHPEWKADPARRVYIPKANGSERPLGIPTMRDRALQALVKLGLEPEWEAKFEPNSYGFRPGRSAHDAVDAIANSITSKAKYVLDADISGCFDHIDHDYLVRKLGTIPAYERLIREWLKSGVVRDGRWSPTASGTPQGGVISPLLSNVALHGLETEIRTRFDTDRKKAAVIRYADDFVILHQDRETMEEIRGAVVAWLAKAGLRLNEEKTRVVHTLDGAPPDGATLDGEDGARAGFDFLGFSFRQHYVGRHRAARDNHGRTLPFETAITPSKGAQKRHLDQLGQILKRSWHLDADAVVRRLNPVVRGWTAYYRHVSSKATFARVEHQLAHKLRRWSYRKHPKAAKRALMGRYWDGYTFRGEQDTLTHHGLTPIVRHAKVRGSKSPFDGDWPYWSLRFQKGYAGRSRALALRRRQGGRCEYCGLYFQDGDAVEVHHRDRDRRNNRTGNLALMHGHCHDAEHATSGAHDKGRRVEEPGAVKVARPVLNRRWGGRPPHRP